Proteins from a genomic interval of Geodermatophilus obscurus DSM 43160:
- a CDS encoding RNA polymerase sigma factor, protein MASDVEPLRDPDPEPDDAEVGRRFAAGDEQALAWAYERFAGQIHGMAVRAFGPGPDAEDVTQQVFVSAWTGRAGYRPEQGPLPAWLVGVCRHKIADTWARRDRQRRAAEAAITEARSAPQTTGPQVDTAVADRVLLLGELEQLGQPQRGIIELAFFEDLTHTQIADRTGLPLGTVKSHIRRTLERLRSRLEVDGAALHA, encoded by the coding sequence GTGGCCTCGGACGTCGAACCGCTGCGGGATCCCGATCCCGAGCCCGACGACGCCGAGGTGGGCCGCCGGTTCGCCGCCGGTGACGAGCAGGCGCTGGCCTGGGCATACGAGCGCTTCGCCGGGCAGATCCACGGGATGGCCGTGCGCGCCTTCGGACCGGGCCCGGACGCCGAGGACGTTACCCAGCAGGTGTTCGTCTCGGCCTGGACCGGCCGCGCCGGGTACCGCCCCGAGCAGGGGCCGCTGCCGGCCTGGCTGGTCGGCGTCTGCCGGCACAAGATCGCCGACACCTGGGCCCGCCGCGACCGCCAGCGCCGCGCCGCCGAGGCCGCGATCACCGAGGCCCGCTCGGCGCCGCAGACCACGGGCCCGCAGGTCGACACCGCCGTCGCCGACCGGGTGCTGCTGCTCGGCGAGCTGGAGCAACTGGGCCAGCCGCAGCGGGGCATCATCGAGCTGGCCTTCTTCGAGGACCTCACGCACACCCAGATCGCCGACCGCACCGGCCTGCCCCTCGGCACGGTCAAGTCCCACATCCGGCGCACCCTCGAACGCCTGAGGTCACGGTTGGAGGTGGACGGTGCGGCACTGCACGCCTGA
- the egtD gene encoding L-histidine N(alpha)-methyltransferase has product MSISLTSHLAPEDAAAALRADALAGLTASPKTLPPRWFYDERGSELFDEITRLPEYYPTRAERAVLAAHAGAIAAASDADVLVELGSGTSEKTRLLLDALRDAGTLRRFVPCDVDPSVLQAAGAAITAEYPGVAVDAVVGDFTRHLGELPRSGRRLVAFLGSTIGNLEPAARAAFLTDLAGTLQPGDSFLLGTDLVKDPARLVRAYDDAAGVTAEFNRNVLRVLDRELGADFDPAAFEHVAAWDAEHEWIEMRLRSLTDQVVRVPALDLDVRFAAGEEMRTEVSAKFRRERVEAELAAAGLRMTQWWTDPDGDFGVSLSVPA; this is encoded by the coding sequence GTGTCGATCTCGCTGACCAGCCACCTCGCCCCCGAGGACGCCGCCGCCGCGCTGCGCGCCGACGCCCTCGCCGGGCTGACCGCCTCGCCGAAGACGCTGCCGCCCCGGTGGTTCTACGACGAGCGCGGCAGCGAGCTGTTCGACGAGATCACCCGGCTGCCGGAGTACTACCCGACCCGCGCCGAGCGGGCCGTGCTGGCCGCGCACGCCGGCGCGATCGCCGCGGCCTCGGATGCCGACGTGCTGGTCGAGCTGGGCAGCGGGACGTCGGAGAAGACCCGGCTGCTGCTGGACGCGCTGCGCGATGCCGGCACGCTGCGCCGGTTCGTGCCGTGCGACGTCGACCCGTCGGTGCTGCAGGCGGCCGGGGCGGCGATCACCGCCGAGTACCCGGGCGTGGCCGTGGACGCCGTCGTCGGCGACTTCACCCGGCACCTGGGCGAGCTGCCCCGGTCGGGACGCCGGCTGGTGGCCTTCCTGGGCTCGACCATCGGCAACCTGGAGCCGGCGGCGCGGGCGGCGTTCCTCACCGACCTGGCCGGCACGCTGCAGCCCGGGGACTCCTTCCTCCTCGGCACCGACCTGGTCAAGGACCCGGCCCGGCTGGTGCGCGCGTACGACGACGCGGCGGGGGTCACCGCGGAGTTCAACCGCAACGTGCTGCGCGTGCTGGACCGCGAGCTGGGCGCCGACTTCGACCCCGCTGCCTTCGAGCACGTCGCCGCGTGGGACGCCGAGCACGAGTGGATCGAGATGCGGCTGCGCTCGCTGACCGACCAGGTGGTGCGCGTCCCCGCACTGGACCTCGACGTCCGGTTCGCCGCCGGCGAGGAGATGCGCACCGAGGTGTCGGCGAAGTTCCGCCGTGAGCGGGTCGAGGCCGAGCTGGCCGCGGCGGGTCTGCGGATGACGCAGTGGTGGACCGACCCCGACGGCGACTTCGGCGTCTCGCTCTCGGTCCCGGCGTAG
- the egtC gene encoding ergothioneine biosynthesis protein EgtC, translated as MCRHLAWLGRPRTLSALVTEPPSSLLVQSYAPRRQRYGTVNADGWGVGFFTPGRVQPARWRSARPLWGDPSFASVAPVVSSGCVVAAVRSATVGMPLEESAAAPFTDGRWLLSHNGRVDRAVLPPVRDAESTVDSALLAALVFDRGLDALGATVREVGAADPGARLNLLAADGTRLLATTWGDTLSALVTPDGTALASEPWDDDPRWADVPDHSLVEVTPDGLTLTPLP; from the coding sequence GTGTGCCGCCACCTCGCCTGGCTGGGCCGCCCGCGGACGCTGTCCGCGCTGGTGACCGAGCCGCCGTCCTCGCTGCTGGTGCAGTCGTACGCGCCGCGCCGCCAGCGGTACGGCACGGTCAACGCCGACGGCTGGGGCGTGGGCTTCTTCACCCCCGGCCGGGTGCAGCCGGCGCGCTGGCGCTCGGCGCGCCCGCTGTGGGGCGATCCCTCGTTCGCCTCGGTGGCGCCGGTGGTCTCCTCCGGGTGCGTGGTGGCCGCCGTCCGCTCGGCCACCGTCGGCATGCCGCTGGAGGAGAGCGCGGCGGCGCCGTTCACCGACGGCCGGTGGCTGCTGTCGCACAACGGCCGGGTGGACCGCGCGGTGCTGCCCCCGGTGCGCGACGCCGAGTCGACCGTCGACAGCGCGCTGCTGGCGGCGCTGGTGTTCGACCGGGGGCTCGACGCACTCGGCGCCACCGTCCGCGAGGTGGGTGCGGCCGACCCCGGCGCCCGGCTGAACCTGCTCGCCGCCGACGGCACCCGCCTGCTGGCCACCACCTGGGGCGACACGCTGTCGGCGCTGGTCACCCCCGACGGCACCGCGCTGGCCAGCGAGCCGTGGGACGACGACCCGCGGTGGGCCGACGTCCCCGACCACTCCCTCGTCGAGGTCACCCCCGACGGCCTGACGCTCACCCCACTCCCCTGA
- the egtB gene encoding ergothioneine biosynthesis protein EgtB yields the protein MTDLTETLARDLEAARQRTLRLTDHDEPELLRQHTPLLSPLVWDLAHIGQQEDLWLLRRGDARREGLLPADVEALYDAFTHPRAVRSRLPLLPPVEARSFCGEVRGRVLDRLGRLGRDDDGDPFDFAMVVSHEQQHDETMLQALDLRSGPPLLGAGTPLPPGRSGVAGTSVLVPGGEFVLGVDAADEPFSLDNERPAHVVDVPSFRIGRVPVTNAEYAGFVADGGYGDRRWWSERGWAHRVEAGLERPQSWSADGTRTRTRFGVVETVPGDEPVQHVTYFEAEAYAAWAGATGAAPAGARLPTEVEWEKAAVWDPATRRRRRFPWGSAEPSSALANLGGDALRPAPVGAYPAGASAYGVEQLMGDVWEWTSSDFTPWPGFRPMLYADYSAPFFGGDYKVLRGGSWAVGASILRPGFRNWDHPIRRQVFSGFRLAWSVDGTAA from the coding sequence GTGACCGACCTGACCGAGACCCTCGCCCGCGACTTGGAGGCCGCCCGGCAGCGCACGCTGCGGCTGACCGACCACGACGAGCCCGAGCTGCTGCGCCAGCACACCCCGCTGCTCAGCCCGCTGGTCTGGGACCTCGCGCACATCGGCCAGCAGGAGGACCTCTGGCTGCTGCGCCGCGGCGACGCCCGCCGCGAGGGGCTGCTGCCGGCCGACGTGGAAGCGCTCTACGACGCGTTTACCCACCCCCGCGCGGTCCGCTCCCGGCTGCCGCTGCTGCCGCCGGTGGAGGCACGGTCGTTCTGCGGCGAGGTGCGCGGCCGGGTGCTCGACCGGCTGGGGCGGCTCGGCCGGGACGACGACGGCGACCCGTTCGACTTCGCGATGGTCGTCAGCCACGAGCAGCAGCACGACGAGACGATGCTGCAGGCGCTCGACCTGCGCTCCGGGCCGCCGCTGCTCGGCGCCGGGACGCCGCTGCCGCCGGGTCGGAGCGGGGTCGCCGGCACGTCGGTGCTCGTGCCCGGCGGGGAGTTCGTGCTGGGCGTGGACGCTGCCGACGAGCCGTTCTCGCTGGACAACGAGCGGCCGGCGCACGTCGTCGACGTCCCGTCGTTCCGCATCGGCCGGGTGCCGGTGACCAACGCCGAGTACGCCGGGTTCGTCGCCGACGGCGGGTACGGCGACCGGCGCTGGTGGTCCGAGCGGGGCTGGGCGCACCGGGTCGAGGCGGGGCTGGAGCGGCCGCAGTCCTGGAGCGCCGACGGCACCCGCACCCGCACCCGCTTCGGCGTCGTGGAGACGGTGCCGGGCGACGAGCCGGTCCAGCACGTCACGTACTTCGAGGCCGAGGCGTACGCGGCCTGGGCCGGGGCGACCGGAGCGGCCCCGGCCGGCGCGCGGCTGCCCACCGAGGTGGAGTGGGAGAAGGCGGCTGTCTGGGACCCGGCGACGCGGCGCCGCCGCCGCTTCCCGTGGGGCTCGGCCGAGCCGTCGTCCGCGCTGGCCAACCTCGGCGGCGACGCGCTGCGCCCGGCTCCGGTCGGCGCCTACCCGGCGGGCGCCTCGGCCTACGGCGTCGAGCAGCTGATGGGCGACGTGTGGGAGTGGACGTCCTCGGACTTCACCCCGTGGCCGGGCTTCCGGCCGATGCTCTACGCCGACTACTCCGCCCCGTTCTTCGGCGGCGACTACAAGGTGCTGCGCGGCGGCTCGTGGGCGGTGGGCGCGTCGATCCTGCGGCCCGGCTTCCGCAACTGGGACCACCCGATCCGCCGCCAGGTGTTCAGCGGCTTCCGGCTGGCCTGGTCCGTCGACGGGACGGCCGCCTGA
- the egtA gene encoding ergothioneine biosynthesis glutamate--cysteine ligase EgtA, whose product MAPITEERTAALDLDAAAAHVAGAALRAGPVGSVGLELEAHLVDLAAPATRVPWQRITGIVDALPALPGGSRVTLEPGGQVELSGPPYPDVAAAVAALRADRDVLAAALVAERLAVAPVGADPLRPPARVCPAPRYAAMEEHFAAVGCAEAGTAMMAGTAALQVNLDAGPCAGWSERVSLAHQLGPTLVAVAACSPLAGGRPTGWVSQRQRVWSDLDQARCGPLLGGADPAGEWAAYALAAPVMLVSDPDGGGAAPVRERVRFADWVTGAVPLGGRAPTAADLDYHLTTLFPPVRPRGYLEIRYLDAAPEPWWPALAAVTAVLLDDPVAAGHAAAATAPVAGAWDRAARVGLADPALHTAARTCLAAACAAVPVALRPEVEALADLVDRGRCPGDALLDTARAGGPTAALLSATEASS is encoded by the coding sequence CCGCCGCGGCGCACGTCGCCGGTGCCGCGCTGCGGGCGGGGCCGGTCGGCTCGGTCGGCCTGGAGCTGGAGGCCCACCTGGTCGACCTCGCCGCGCCCGCGACCCGCGTCCCCTGGCAGCGGATCACCGGAATCGTCGACGCGCTCCCGGCGCTGCCCGGCGGCAGCCGGGTCACCCTCGAGCCCGGCGGCCAGGTGGAGCTGTCCGGCCCGCCGTACCCGGACGTCGCCGCCGCGGTGGCGGCGTTGCGCGCCGACCGCGACGTGCTCGCCGCGGCCCTGGTTGCCGAGCGGCTGGCCGTGGCCCCGGTGGGCGCCGACCCGCTGCGGCCCCCGGCCCGGGTCTGCCCGGCCCCCCGCTACGCCGCGATGGAGGAGCACTTCGCCGCCGTCGGCTGCGCGGAGGCCGGGACGGCGATGATGGCCGGCACCGCCGCGCTGCAGGTCAACCTGGACGCCGGGCCGTGCGCCGGCTGGAGCGAGCGGGTGTCCCTGGCCCACCAGCTGGGGCCCACCCTGGTCGCCGTCGCGGCCTGCTCCCCGCTCGCCGGCGGGCGGCCGACCGGCTGGGTGTCGCAGCGGCAGCGGGTCTGGAGCGACCTCGACCAGGCCCGCTGCGGGCCGTTGCTCGGCGGCGCCGACCCGGCGGGCGAGTGGGCCGCGTACGCGCTGGCCGCGCCGGTGATGCTGGTGAGCGACCCGGACGGCGGCGGGGCGGCGCCGGTGCGCGAGCGGGTCCGCTTCGCCGACTGGGTGACCGGCGCCGTCCCGCTCGGTGGCCGGGCGCCCACGGCCGCCGACCTGGACTACCACCTGACCACGCTGTTCCCGCCGGTGCGGCCGCGCGGCTACCTGGAGATCCGCTACCTCGACGCCGCGCCCGAGCCGTGGTGGCCGGCGCTGGCCGCGGTGACGGCGGTGCTGCTCGACGACCCGGTCGCGGCCGGGCACGCCGCGGCGGCCACCGCACCGGTCGCCGGGGCCTGGGACCGCGCCGCCCGCGTCGGCCTGGCCGACCCCGCGCTGCACACCGCCGCCCGCACCTGCCTCGCCGCCGCCTGCGCCGCCGTCCCCGTCGCGCTCCGGCCGGAGGTGGAGGCGCTCGCCGACCTGGTCGACCGGGGCCGCTGCCCCGGCGACGCCCTGCTCGACACCGCCCGGGCCGGTGGCCCCACCGCCGCCCTCCTCTCCGCCACGGAGGCCTCCTCGTGA